The Nocardia vinacea genome contains the following window.
GAGCTGCCACTCCCCCGCGAGCTCCACGATGCGTCGGGCGGTCGCCCTGGCAATTTCGGCGCGCAGATCCGGCACCTGCTCGGCGACCTGGCTCAGATAGCGCCCGTCGGTGCCGATCACGGTGCGCTCCTCTGAATTACGGATATCCCAGGAGGTCACCAGTAGTGCGGCATTGGACCCGGTGAATCCGGTCAGGTACCTGATGTTCACCGGATCGGTGACCAACAGCGCGTCGACCTCGTTCTCCACCAGCAGACTGCGCAGTGCGCTGCGGCGCCCTGCGTAGTCGGGCCCAGGGCCCGCGTGATCAGCAGACATATCTCAAAACTACCGCCGACACGCCGTAGATCCCGCATAAAACACCGGTTTACCGGTATTCGAGCGAGGCGATCGATGTTCACATATCGATCGGTTGTCCCCAATCCGGGATCCGGGGCTGCATCCGCGACCGGGGGCGGACGAGGCTGAAAGCCATGTCCCCCATCGCTTTTGCCCTGCTGGTGGCTTGGTGCTCGGTGCTCACCGTCTTCGATATCCGGCGGCGCCGACTGCCCAACGCATTCACCGTTTCCGGCGCGGTGATCATCTTCGGATATGCGCTGTTCACAACACAATTCACAGCCGCGGTGGTCGGTTCGATCTTGTTGGCGATGCCCTATCTATTGGTGCACTTGATCGCGCCGACCACACTCGGGGCGGGTGATGTGAAACTGGCCGTCGGGCTCGGCGCGGTCGCCGCGCTCGGCGGTGCGCAGGTATGGGTGCGGGCGGCCCTCGTCGCACCCGTTCTGACCGCGGCATTCGGACTCGCCGTATTGGCCCACTGGCGGATTCGGTCCGGTGCTGATCGGGCCGGACCGCACGCGCTTCCCCATGGGCCCGCCATGTGTGTCGCGACGGCGCTGAGCCTGGCGGCGGCGTATGGCTAGCCGATGCCGCGACGCGGCCGCGCCGGTCATCACGGCGGGCCGCGTGCCGGAGCAGCCCCGCCGACATGGGAAGATGGACAGCGTGTTGCGCTGGATAACTGCCGGAGAATCCCATGGTCCCGCTCTTGTCACCATCCTCGAGGGGATGGTGGCCGGTGTCGAGGTGACGTCCGACGAGATCTCCGCACAGTTGGCGCGCCGTCGGCTCGGGTACGGGCGCGGCGCCCGGATGAAGTTCGAGGCCGATAAGGTCACCGTCATCGGCGGTGTGCGGCACGGGCGCACCATGGGCGGACCGGTGGCCATCGAGATCGCGAACTCCGAGTGGCCGAAGTGGACCACGGTTATGTCCGCGGATCCGGTGGACGAGAGCGAACTCGCCGATATGGCCCGCAACGCACCGCTGACCCGGCCGCGGCCCGGCCATGCCGACTACGCGGGCATGCTCAAGTACAACTTCGACGACGCCCGCAATGTTTTGGA
Protein-coding sequences here:
- a CDS encoding A24 family peptidase; this translates as MSPIAFALLVAWCSVLTVFDIRRRRLPNAFTVSGAVIIFGYALFTTQFTAAVVGSILLAMPYLLVHLIAPTTLGAGDVKLAVGLGAVAALGGAQVWVRAALVAPVLTAAFGLAVLAHWRIRSGADRAGPHALPHGPAMCVATALSLAAAYG